A window from Corynebacterium urealyticum DSM 7109 encodes these proteins:
- a CDS encoding single-stranded DNA-binding protein yields the protein MSSQMATIHLTGNMVSNPEMKHRTEDAAMAVFRMAVNHRYQDRHGQWVDGSPTFVTVQCWGKLAQNVVSDGYKGMPVVVVGRLYQSTWTAQDSGEKRSALRIRASHVGADMGLRRVTVTREEPVGNKQQSDQDGDDVASSQAEDTAAEDAAQGSENEERELVGAAAPPF from the coding sequence ATGAGCAGCCAGATGGCAACGATTCACCTCACCGGAAACATGGTGAGCAACCCGGAGATGAAACACCGCACCGAGGACGCGGCGATGGCCGTGTTCCGCATGGCGGTCAACCACCGATATCAGGACCGTCACGGCCAATGGGTGGACGGCAGTCCCACCTTCGTTACCGTGCAGTGCTGGGGGAAGCTGGCCCAGAATGTGGTGAGCGATGGTTATAAGGGCATGCCGGTCGTGGTGGTCGGTCGGCTCTACCAGTCCACGTGGACGGCGCAGGATAGCGGGGAGAAGCGCTCTGCGTTGCGTATCCGGGCCAGCCATGTGGGCGCAGACATGGGCCTGCGCCGGGTGACGGTCACACGCGAGGAGCCGGTGGGTAATAAGCAGCAGTCCGATCAGGACGGCGACGATGTGGCCTCGTCGCAGGCCGAAGACACTGCGGCAGAAGACGCCGCACAGGGAAGCGAGAACGAGGAGCGCGAACTGGTCGGTGCGGCAGCGCCACCGTTCTAA